The following are encoded together in the Pygocentrus nattereri isolate fPygNat1 chromosome 3, fPygNat1.pri, whole genome shotgun sequence genome:
- the nlrc3 gene encoding NLR family CARD domain-containing protein 3 encodes MERNLQIPWQEDCYMDLKSTSPKSETRKKMEDAGWLLRHQKSLQRFVSVSLLMDMVNHMRKSEQLTAEDASMIQGRGSLEDKVHTLVELLRISDPQGSTLQAYLQNSHPDEYNLVTLHDSVVQQHKAVLRKRVDTESLTHQVTNHSHGPALLLVEGVSDLQQREHDLIQVSVNRGTAPLHGRPLGLDRLLAPLTRVSTAPRVTLTVGVAGSGKTRLVHQFVRLWISGKIFPDLSLVIPVACWELSSFDRLSVERMLRSIVPYENVDVILNGGICKVLLIFDGLEEFRTPLDFSEAPATPDPRRELLVSDLITNIVRGNLLPGVTLWLLSRPGVGSKVPAGLVDRVTEVQPFTHTHIQDYLTKSLTRSQENSCMPSRPSTPSAPRSHASEDTPHQVWDHLSCQKPVLILCSVPGICRIVTTTLSHLVRAELEDIPLPRTLTEIYAHYCWPHLTSADPSSGSIRKPLATLGRMAFYSLLRRRHTFSEAELRTYGVDVPPPLGTLGHRVLQREQSWSSECVSWRFVHTSVQEFLGALFYYTSSRRGMFDLFSESSVSWPRIGFPSHYRAALQKSNSAANGNLDFFMRFLSGLLSSAVGGLLGGALGVGREEQVTQRTMGTTLLQNTVVGSGGEAVSMRSIATVACLAELQQGEWIRSVEEDLIGCRLRGKLKGGVCAVLAYLLQVSDACVDETHLSNCLDSASLKRLLPQLLYCSKLRMENNEFKDDAMELLGSLLSAKDCRIQSLSLAENSISSKGIKPLSRALLVNRTLTVLDLHGNNIGTKGAKVLAEALKLNQVIVSVNLQSNSIEDEGARALADVLQSNRKLTSLNVQKNSIGPDGVKRIADSLKKNQILQDLNVSSNHLGDLGTVALAQALMVNHTLCTLRLQSNSVSDKGMKALTQALRSNKGLTSLNLRENSIGVEGAKAIARALQENNTLAELDLTANLLHDEGVTAIAGAVKANRALRSLHLQWNFMKGGAAKALARSLHSNTSIQLLDLQENALGDDGVVSLAAALRENSSLAVLYLQGVSAGKAGAVALAEALMVNQTLHTLDLRGNSIGMAGAKALSSALKTNRSLRSLNLQENSLGMDGAIFIATALRGNHQLTYINLQGNGIGESGAKVVSDAIRADASECVVDI; translated from the exons ATGGAGAGGAACTTACAAATTCCTTGGCAGGAGGACTGCTACATGGATCTCAAATCCACTTCTCCAAAATCAGAAACTCGCAAGAAGATGgagg ATGCTGGTTGGCTGCTCAGGCATCAGAAATCATTGCAGCGTTTTGTCTCTGTCTCATTATTGATGGATATGGTCAACCACATGAGGAAGTCAGAGCAGCTGACTGCAGAGGACGCAAGCATGATTCAGGGCAGGGGGTCTTTAGAGGATAAAGTGCACACGCTGGTTGAGCTCCTGCGCATAAGTGATCCACAGGGCTCCACCCTCCAGGCTTACCTGCAGAATTCACATCCTGATGAGTACAACCTCGTAACTCTGCACG ATTCTGTTGTTCAGCAACATAAGGCTGTCCTCCGGAAGCGAGTAGACACTGAAAGCCTCACCCACCAAGTTACCAATCATAGCCATGGCCCAGCACTATTACTGGTTGAGGGGGTGTCTGACCTGCAGCAAAGAGAGCATGATCTAATTCAAGTGTCTGTCAACAGAGGGACAGCACCTTTGCATGGTCGTCCACTGGGACTGGATAGACTGCTTGCTCCACTGACAAGGGTCAGCACTGCCCCTCGTGTGACACTGACAGTAGGTGTGGCCGGCAGCGGAAAGACCCGACTAGTTCACCAGTTTGTCCGTCTATGGATTTCAGGGAAGATATTTCCAGATCTGAGCTTAGTGATTCCTGTCGCTTGCTGGGAACTGAGCAGTTTTGATCGGCTGTCGGTTGAGAGAATGCTTCGGTCAATCGTTCCATATGAAAATGttgatgtgattttgaatgGTGGCATCTGTAAAGTACTGCTGATCTTCGATGGGTTGGAAGAATTCCGTACCCCTTTGGACTTCTCTGAAGCACCAGCTACCCCTGACCCTCGTCGGGAGCTACTGGTGTCAGACCTCATCACAAATATTGTCAGGGGCAATCTTTTGCCAGGGGTGACTCTCTGGCTTCTGTCAAGACCTGGCGTGGGGTCAAAAGTACCTGCAGGACTTGTGGACCGTGTCACTGAAGTCCAGCcttttacacacactcacatccaggaTTATCTTACAAAGTCCCTCACACGCTCTCAGGAAAACTCTTGCATGCCTTCCCGACCATCCACTCCATCTGCTCCTCGCTCACATGCATCAGAGGACACTCCTCACCAGGTGTGGGATCACCTGAGTTGCCAGAAGCCTGTGCTAATCCTGTGTTCGGTACCTGGCATCTGTCGCATTGTCACAACAACACTGTCCCACCTTGTAAGGGCAGAGTTGGAGGACATACCTCTTCCACGGACCCTGACAGAAATATATGCTCATTATTGCTGGCCGCACCTCACTTCCGCAGATCCTTCCAGTGGAAGCATCCGAAAACCATTGGCCACTCTTGGGCGCATGGCCTTCTACAGCCTGTTACGTCGCCGTCATACATTTAGTGAAGCTGAGTTACGAACATATGGTGTCGATGTcccaccaccactgggaactcTGGGACACCGGGTCCTCCAGCGTGAGCAGAGCTGGTCATCAGAATGTGTATCATGGCGGTTTGTACATACCTCTGTGCAAGAGTTTCTTGGTGCACTCTTCTACTACACATCTTCTCGACGAGGAATGTTTGATCTGTTCTCTGAAAGTAGTGTCTCATGGCCCCGTATTGGCTTCCCCAGCCATTACCGTGCTGCCTTGCAGAAAAGCAACAGTGCTGCAAATGGTAACCTGGACTTCTTCATGCGTTTCCTGTCTGGACTATTGTCTTCAGCAGTGGGGGGTCTGCTGGGTGGAGCTTTGGGAGTAGGCCGTGAGGAGCAGGTGACCCAACGCACCATGGGGACGACCCTACTTCAGAACACTGTGGTAGGGTCAGGGGGCGAGGCGGTTAGCATGCGCAGCATTGCCACAGTGGCCTGCCTGGCAGAGCTGCAGCAGGGAGAGTGGATACGGTCAGTGGAGGAGGACCTTATAGGCTGTAGGCTGCGGGGAAAGCTAAAGGGTGGAGTGTGTGCAGTGCTGGCATACTTGCTGCAGGTGTCAGATGCTTGTGTTGATGAGACACACCTGTCAAACTGCTTAGACTCCGCTTCCCTCAAGAGACTCCTTCCACAGCTCCTGTACTGCAGCAAGCTACG GATGGAAAATAATGAATTTAAGGACGATGCAATGGAGCTTCTGGGGAGTTTACTGAGTGCCAAAGACTGCCGTATTCAGTCCCTGAG tTTGGCAGAGAATTCCATTAGCAGTAAGGGGATCAAGCCACTAAGTCGAGCTCTTTTGGTCAATCGCACACTCACCGTACTGGA TCTCCATGGCAACAATATTGGCACCAAAGGAGCAAAGGTACTGGCTGAGGCCCTGAAATTGAACCAGGTCATCGTGTCAGTTAA TCTTCAGAGTAACAGTATAGAGGATGAGGGAGCTCGAGCACTGGCCGATGTGTTGCAGTCCAACCGGAAACTCACCTCTCTGAA TGTTCAGAAGAACAGCATTGGCCCAGATGGAGTGAAGAGAATTGCAGACTCCCTGAAGAAGAACCAGATTCTACAAGATCTCAA TGTGTCCAGTAATCATCTGGGGGATCTGGGGACAGTAGCTCTGGCACAGGCTCTCATGGTCAACCACACACTCTGCACTCTCAG GCTGCAGAGTAACTCCGTCAGTGATAAAGGGATGAAGGCTCTCACACAGGCACTGCGCTCCAACAAAGGCCTGACCAGTctgaa cctGCGGGAGAACTCTATAGGAGTTGAAGGTGCCAAAGCCATTGCCCGAGCCTTACAAGAGAACAACACACTCGCAGAACTAGA tctcACTGCTAATCTTCTCCATGACGAGGGGGTGACTGCCATCGCTGGGGCAGTGAAAGCCAACAGAGCACTCAGATCTCTACA TCTCCAGTGGAACTTCATGAAGGGTGGGGCTGCTAAGGCTCTAGCTCGGTCTCTCCACAGCAACACAAGCATCCAGCTCCTGGA TCTGCAAGAAAACGCTCTAGGTGATGATGGTGTTGTCTCACTGGCAGCCGCTCTAAGGGAGAACTCCTCTCTCGCAGTGCTCTA tCTTCAGGGAGTATCGGCGGGTAAAGCTGGAGCTGTGGCCTTGGCTGAAGCTTTAATGGTCAACCAAACTCTCCACACATTGGA CCTCCGTGGCAACTCCATTGGAATGGCTGGGGCCAAGGCTCTCTCCAGTGCACTGAAAACCAACAGGAGTTTGAGAAGTTTAAA TCTTCAGGAGAACTCTTTAGGAATGGATGGAGCTATCTTCATCGCCACTGCGTTAAGAGGAAATCACCAGCTCACTTATATCAA tCTCCAGGGTAATGGAATCGGTGAGTCAGGAGCGAAGGTTGTTTCGGATGCCATAAGAGCAGATGCATCAGAGTGTGTGGTGGACATCTaa